The segment ATATCCGCAATGGAGATGTATTTCAGGTGAACCTCTCGCTTCGGCGTCACGTGAAGCTTAGGTCTCATCCTTCTCAAGTGTATGAGTGGCTGCGCGTGCTCAATCCTTCACCTTACATGGGCTATTTGAATTCGCCGGGGTTTGCGCTGTCGAGCGCTTCGCCGGAGCTCTTGATCAAGCTGGATGGCGGAAAGGTAACCGCGCGCCCGATTGCCGGTACCCGCCGGAGGGGTGCCACTCCACAAGAGGATGCCGCGATGGAGGCCGAGCTGCTGCAGACGGAGAAGGAACGGGCGGAGCATATCATGCTGGTCGATCTGGAGCGCAATGATATTGGACGTATTGCAGCCTATGGCTCGGTGAAGGTGCCGGAGCTGATGACGATCGAGCGTTATTCGCACGTGATGCATCTGGTTTCTCAAGTGGAGGGACAGCTGGCCGAGGGGAAGCATGCTTATGACGTGATCGCTGCTGCCTTTCCCGGCGGAACGATCACCGGGGCCCCCAAGATCCGCACCATGGAAATTATCGAGGAGCTGGAGCCGGTCACAAGAGGTCCCTACACAGGGTCGATGGGCTGGATCGATTATAATGGAGACATGGAGTTAAATATCATTATACGTACCTTAGCGGTCAAGGACGGAATCGGATATATTCAGGCGGGAGCCGGCATTGTCATTGACTCCGAGCCTTACCGGGAATACCGCGAATGCCATAATAAGGCGAAGGCCTTGATCGCTGCCGTCATGTGCAGTGAAGAAGAGGCTGCAGCCGCAGCTTTAAGATAAGGGGAGATAATCATGATTCTGGTCATTGATAATTACGATTCTTTTACCTATAACCTGGTGCAATATTTGGGAGAGATTGGCGAAGAGGTTCAGGTGTACCGCAATGATGAAATTGATCTTGCCGGTATTGAAAAGCTCGCACCGGATCATATTCTGATCTCGCCGGGGCCGTGCACGCCGAATGAGGCCGGCATTAGCCTGGACGTGATTCAGCATTTTAAGGGCAGCATCCCTATTTTCGGCGTCTGTCTCGGTCATCAGGCGATCGGACAAGCATTTGGCGGCAACGTGATTCGGGCGGAGCGCTTGATGCATGGCAAGACCTCGCCTATTCATCATCATGGCACCTCGGTTTTCCAGGGTCTGAGCAATCCTTTTACTGCGACGAGATATCACTCGCTGCTGGTGGAGAAGGAAAGTCTGCCTGACTGTCTGGAGGTTACAGCCTGGACCGAAGAGGGCGAAATTATGGGGCTGCGGCACAAGGAATATCCGATCGAAGGCGTTCAGTTTCATCCGGAATCCATTATTACGGACCATGGCCATCAAATGCTGCGCAGCTTTCTGCAGAACAAGGCCGGCGCTCAGGCATGAGGCTGGTTGGCCTCAACAGACAAGTGATTCCGGCATCTCAGGCCTCCATCTCGGTGCTCGATCATGGGCTGCTCTACGGGATGGGGCTGTTTGAGACCTTTCGTACTTACGACGGGGTGCCTTTTTT is part of the Paenibacillus algicola genome and harbors:
- the pabA gene encoding aminodeoxychorismate/anthranilate synthase component II, coding for MILVIDNYDSFTYNLVQYLGEIGEEVQVYRNDEIDLAGIEKLAPDHILISPGPCTPNEAGISLDVIQHFKGSIPIFGVCLGHQAIGQAFGGNVIRAERLMHGKTSPIHHHGTSVFQGLSNPFTATRYHSLLVEKESLPDCLEVTAWTEEGEIMGLRHKEYPIEGVQFHPESIITDHGHQMLRSFLQNKAGAQA